A genomic window from Algoriphagus sp. Y33 includes:
- a CDS encoding heme exporter protein CcmB, with protein MWKQISVLISKEVTLEWRQKFALNGILLYVVSAVFITYLSVGAKQGNITAPTWNALYWIIILFSAVNAVAKSFVQEHQGRQLYYYMIASPEAIILSKIIYNTGLTLILALLGYVVFSVILGNPVQDQSLFLLNLVLGAMGFSASLTMVSGIASKAGNNATLMAILSFPVIIPILLMAIRISKNAMDGLDWSVSVDKLVTLLAINAIVAVTGYILFPYLWRS; from the coding sequence ATGTGGAAACAAATCTCAGTTCTCATTAGCAAGGAAGTCACGCTGGAGTGGCGACAGAAATTCGCGCTGAATGGGATTTTGCTTTACGTGGTTTCTGCCGTTTTCATCACCTATTTGAGTGTGGGAGCCAAGCAGGGAAATATTACCGCACCCACGTGGAATGCCTTATATTGGATTATTATTCTTTTCTCGGCGGTAAATGCCGTCGCCAAAAGTTTCGTCCAAGAGCATCAGGGGCGCCAATTGTATTATTACATGATTGCTTCACCTGAGGCGATTATTCTTTCCAAAATCATCTATAATACCGGTCTCACATTGATTCTAGCACTATTGGGCTATGTAGTCTTTTCTGTGATTCTTGGCAATCCTGTCCAAGATCAGAGCTTATTCCTTCTCAATTTGGTTCTGGGAGCAATGGGCTTTTCTGCGAGTTTGACCATGGTAAGCGGCATAGCTTCGAAAGCAGGTAATAACGCCACGCTGATGGCGATTTTGAGTTTTCCTGTAATTATCCCGATTTTGCTGATGGCCATCCGCATTTCCAAAAATGCCATGGACGGATTGGACTGGAGTGTAAGTGTAGATAAGCTAGTGACACTTCTGGCAATCAATGCGATTGTCGCCGTGACGGGATATATTTTGTTTCCTTATTTGTGGAGGTCTTGA
- a CDS encoding serpin family protein, with translation MKPFFINTYRSTKTAASLFIVSAILFCLGCVSGEDNSPSGKVEANLRELSLDENRLSESNTRFATNLFQQLTANGDSKNLFFSPYSVHQALAMAMNGNDGEVLEEFIQVLQMEGMSLEEANQAVKDLTSFLLEVDPKVKLSIANGIWYKEDYQVKIPFKNAAQQYFNAEIAPLDVYDPNSVDIINHWIEKQTNNLIKDMLDFIPADAVMYLVNAIYFKGDWTYNFPKENTHKEKFTLRNGEEIMTDMMNLGEPAGFKAFSTSEYTYLEIPYSSEQYSMGILINESGDLSELYPHFTLENLDEWRSNSREANLILKMPKFKIEYRIDNLSGDLQAMGLVRPFSFHRDNFTQLFSNPTHPLKISRVIHQALIEVDEKGTEAAAATIVEIGVTSLPPDTTPSIFTLDRPFIFFIQEKHSGAMLFMGKLENPLES, from the coding sequence ATGAAACCATTCTTTATAAATACTTACAGAAGCACTAAAACTGCCGCAAGCCTATTTATTGTTTCAGCAATTTTATTCTGCTTGGGCTGCGTTTCCGGTGAGGACAACTCCCCTTCGGGAAAAGTAGAAGCAAATTTGAGGGAGTTGTCTTTAGATGAAAACAGACTCTCTGAATCAAATACCCGGTTTGCGACCAACCTTTTCCAACAGCTAACAGCCAATGGGGATTCCAAGAATCTATTTTTCAGCCCATATTCGGTTCACCAGGCATTGGCTATGGCTATGAATGGCAATGACGGGGAGGTTTTAGAAGAGTTTATCCAGGTTTTGCAAATGGAGGGCATGAGCCTGGAAGAAGCAAACCAGGCGGTCAAAGACCTTACATCATTCTTACTTGAGGTAGATCCTAAAGTAAAATTAAGTATAGCCAATGGCATTTGGTATAAAGAAGACTATCAAGTAAAAATCCCTTTCAAGAATGCTGCCCAGCAGTATTTTAATGCTGAAATTGCTCCACTTGATGTATATGACCCAAATTCTGTGGATATCATCAACCACTGGATAGAAAAACAGACCAATAACCTCATTAAAGATATGCTGGACTTTATTCCCGCAGATGCTGTGATGTATTTGGTCAATGCAATTTATTTCAAAGGAGACTGGACCTATAATTTTCCAAAAGAAAATACCCACAAAGAGAAATTCACGCTCCGCAATGGTGAAGAAATCATGACAGACATGATGAATTTGGGTGAACCTGCGGGATTTAAAGCATTTAGCACTTCAGAATATACTTATTTGGAAATACCCTATAGCTCCGAACAATATTCAATGGGGATTCTAATCAATGAAAGCGGTGATCTTTCGGAACTATACCCTCACTTCACTTTGGAAAATTTGGATGAATGGAGAAGTAATTCCAGAGAGGCGAATTTGATTTTGAAAATGCCAAAATTTAAGATTGAATATAGAATCGATAACCTTTCTGGCGATTTACAAGCTATGGGCTTAGTGAGGCCATTTAGTTTTCATCGAGACAACTTCACTCAATTATTCTCCAACCCAACCCATCCTTTAAAAATCAGCAGAGTAATCCACCAAGCGCTTATAGAAGTAGATGAAAAGGGTACAGAAGCTGCAGCGGCCACTATTGTTGAAATCGGAGTGACAAGCCTACCTCCTGATACAACCCCTTCTATTTTCACCTTGGACAGGCCTTTTATCTTTTTTATCCAAGAGAAGCACAGTGGAGCGATGTTGTTTATGGGGAAATTGGAGAATCCTTTGGAAAGTTAG
- the ccsA gene encoding cytochrome c biogenesis protein CcsA — MRQSWWKILAIALLLYTLIAGLLMEAPRLPILNETIRALHFHVTMWFGMILMLVAAVYYSIKYLRTNDIRNDDMAIEFTNSAILFGVLGIVTGMLWAKFTWGDYWSGDPKQNAAAIGILMYFAYLILRNSLTDSQQRARIGAIYNIFAFAAFIPLIFVLPRLTDSLHPGNGGNPGFNAYDLDSKLRAVFYPAIVGWTLLGSWIATVRVRMRRVERTIEDRMINS, encoded by the coding sequence ATGCGCCAATCCTGGTGGAAAATTCTTGCAATTGCCCTGCTGCTGTACACGCTAATCGCAGGCTTGCTGATGGAAGCCCCCCGCCTTCCGATCCTTAACGAAACTATCCGTGCACTCCACTTTCACGTGACCATGTGGTTTGGGATGATCCTAATGCTGGTAGCTGCTGTGTATTACAGTATCAAATACCTCCGAACCAACGACATCAGAAATGATGATATGGCAATCGAATTTACCAACTCAGCTATTTTGTTTGGTGTTTTGGGCATTGTCACAGGTATGCTCTGGGCCAAGTTTACTTGGGGAGATTACTGGAGCGGAGATCCCAAACAAAATGCTGCAGCCATAGGAATTTTAATGTATTTCGCTTATTTAATTCTAAGAAATTCACTTACCGATTCACAGCAAAGAGCCCGAATCGGAGCCATCTACAATATTTTCGCATTTGCGGCATTTATCCCTCTTATCTTTGTATTACCAAGATTAACAGACAGTTTACACCCGGGAAATGGTGGAAACCCTGGCTTTAATGCTTACGATTTGGATTCCAAACTGCGGGCAGTGTTCTATCCTGCAATTGTAGGATGGACACTTTTAGGTAGCTGGATCGCAACTGTACGCGTCAGAATGCGTAGGGTGGAGAGGACAATTGAAGATCGAATGATTAATTCCTGA
- a CDS encoding CcmD family protein, with amino-acid sequence MKKILTIVLLVFSLSALAQEKIAVTDADYTNSSVEMADTMRSNGKIYVLVGVIVLIFAGITVYLVSTDRKISKLEKNLHS; translated from the coding sequence ATGAAAAAAATACTTACAATAGTTCTTTTGGTTTTCAGCCTGTCCGCTTTGGCGCAGGAGAAAATCGCTGTCACTGATGCTGACTATACAAATAGCTCAGTGGAGATGGCAGACACCATGAGATCAAATGGCAAAATTTATGTCTTGGTAGGAGTGATCGTACTCATATTCGCAGGCATCACTGTGTATCTAGTCAGCACCGATCGTAAGATCAGCAAACTTGAAAAAAATCTTCATTCCTAA